One Triplophysa dalaica isolate WHDGS20190420 chromosome 1, ASM1584641v1, whole genome shotgun sequence DNA segment encodes these proteins:
- the heatr3 gene encoding HEAT repeat-containing protein 3: MQMGKTKNTKFKRPQFSPDGIAVNSAKQSVDEIEDDEEGSPAAEFLDKLESPSADLREYACASISRVVQQSQIIPGFLQRDAVRKIGPLLLDHSLAVRETAAGALRNLSACGGPEVCENMVRQDVLTPLIALMRECCAGFDVNPPPAKRGQKHTVENVANEAVNLLWNLCENSSTAVSVFNKAGLVDALLHCLERHHQNMELALSAAHCLHTVSEENSDLVCGVNSALFGVLDNILSSKQISMEHTLLRTLAAGSLWNLKNSLSSAQQSQTVSALVATLSHSLSLDAGELIPDLWRAESARLSKDNTSATESNHTDEQAAGHMAEAEMMEEDGKINGGKANGRKAKKNNDISDLLPRDRLELQEASSLLSAQQTSLEIVVNMCCSDEPSDDEWEEMSSSDESEMCADGMTDTNSSLFSPLCLSAELHTTLLNHSIPQQVLKKAEFPSPAALEICSKYPSWKCLLKKMHRVQCRALTCLHNILDSMDTDSLGGASGLQAVTQHLSSLVFSSSEALKDEEFLEAVTSALRSLLQILASKNMPQCMTPHQLMSFCEAASRCELVSVRVNALAVLGITGSSLAKEKDTADTLQLIGNALLNVATKDPNLVVCGEALDALFDVFADGDEAEKAGKHINLLSSLKALQPGFRARLRKEGRGNYSPDQLCVLDNIRINLKRFIGYLENLKK; this comes from the exons atgcaaatgGGAAAGACGAAGAACACCAAATTCAAACGTCCGCAGTTTTCACCCGATGGAATTGCGGTAAATTCAGCTAAACAGTCTGTTGACGAAatagaagatgatgaagaagGCTCTCCTGCCGCGGAATTTCTCGATAAA TTGGAGAGTCCGTCAGCAGATCTGCGCGAGTATGCCTGCGCGAGTATCTCTCGTGTTGTACAGCAGAGTCAGATCATCCCAGGATTCCTGCAGAGAGATGCTGTTAGAAAGATCGGACCCTTACTGCTGGATCACAGCCTGGCCGTCAGAGAAACAGCTGCTGGAGCACTCAG GAATCTGAGCGCATGCGGAGGCCCTGAAGTGTGTGAAAACATGGTCAGACAGGACGTGCTGACGCCTCTCATCGCCCTCATGAGGGAG TGCTGTGCTGGGTTTGATGTAAACCCTCCTCCTGCTAAGAGAGGACAGAAGCACACGGTGGAGAATGTTGCCAACGAGGCTGTGAATTTACTTTGGAACCTCTG TGAGAACAGTAGCACAGCAGTGTCCGTGTTTAACAAAGCTGGACTTGTAGATGCTCTTCTACATTGTCTGGAAAGGCATCATCAGAATATGGAGCTGGCGCTGTCAGCAG CTCACTGCTTGCATACTGTGTCAGAGGAGAACTCAGACCTTGTGTGTGGTGTGAACTCAGCATTGTTTGGTGTCTTGGACAATATTTTGTCCTCCAAACAAATCAGTATGGAACACACTCTACTGCGCACACTTGCTGCAG gCTCTTTATGGAATCTGAAGAACAGTCTGTCTTCAGCCCAGCAGTCTCAGACAGTCAGCGCACTGGTGGCCACTCTGTCACACAGCCTCAGTTTGGACGCTGGAGAGCTGATCCCAGATCTGTGGCGTGCTGAATCTGCCCGTCTGTCTAAAGACAATACTTCTGCCACAGAGTCGAATCACACAGACGAACAGGCTGCAGGGCACATGGCCGAAGCAGAGATGATGGAGGAGGATGGAAAGATTAATGGAGGAAAGGCGAATGGCAGGAAAGCCaagaaaaataatgatatttcaGATTTGCTGCCT aGAGACAGACTGGAGTTACAGGAGGCCAGTTCACTTCTGTCAGCACAGCAGACGTCCCTGGAAATCGTTGTCAACATGTGCTGCTCTGATG aGCCGTCAGACGATGAGTGGGAAGAGATGTCCAGCAGTGATGAGAGTGAGATGTGTGCAGATGGAATGACAGATACTAACTCCTCCCTCTTCTCTCCTCTTTGCCTGTCGGCCGAACTACACACGACCCTGCTCAACCACAGCATACCTCAACAG GTTTTAAAGAAGGCAGAGTTCCCAAGCCCCGCTGCACTTGAGATCTGTAGCAAGTACCCTTCATGGAAATGCcttttgaaaaa AATGCACCGGGTGCAATGTCGGGCTCTTACATGTCTCCATAATATTCTTGACTCTATGGACACAGATTCTCTTGGTGGTGCTTCAGGGCTCCAGGCTGTCACTCAGCACCTCTCTTCATTGGTCTTCAGCTCATCAG AGGCATTAAAGGATGAGGAGTTCCTGGAGGCTGTGACCAGTGCTTTGCGCTCTCTGCTACAAATCTTGGCTTCCAAAAACATGCCTCAG TGTATGACTCCTCACCAGCTAATGAGTTTTTGTGAGGCGGCTAGCAGGTGTGAGCTGGTCAGTGTAAGAGTTAATGCTCTGGCCGTTCTCGGCATCACAGGAAGCTCTCTTGCCAAAGAGAAAGACACTGCAGACACTCTACAG CTGATtggaaatgcattattaaatgtGGCAACAAAGGACCCTAACCTGGTGGTGTGCGGAGAGGCGCTGGACGCCCTCTTTGATGTGTTTGCCGATGGAGATGAAGCAGAGAAAGCTGGAAAACATATAAACCTGCTCTCGTCTCTAAAAGCCCTTCAGCCGGGATTCAGGGCCAGG CTGCGAAAGGAAGGAAGAGGAAATTACAGCCCGGATCAGCTTTGTGTTTTGGACAACATAAGGATCAACCTCAAGCGATTCATCGGTTACCTAGAGAACCTTAAAAAATGA